From Mytilus edulis chromosome 9, xbMytEdul2.2, whole genome shotgun sequence, the proteins below share one genomic window:
- the LOC139489322 gene encoding uncharacterized protein — MTLHMQLRTKKEINWRELCFGQKIFIKEERIVPQREILPNEYRVERLISRKLEKRKELMYMVKWEGYSVYECSWEPEAHLNQVLLNTFYTPEIDDSRLTLSARNFELAIQQRLRGKHNTVIIRFDLDVFRHCFGIENSYILQSVDDFEKLPLHKNWHYNLNASGRGLKIAFPLTVKPKLHMKKVYISEKGALEMKTVPVETLRMICAIEVCTFDQL; from the exons ATGACGCTTCATATGCAATTACGTACTAAAAAGGAAATCAATTGGAGAGAGTTGTGCTTTGGacagaaaatatttataaaagaagaGAGAATTGTTCCACAAAGAGAAATCTTACCAAATGAATACAGAGTTGAACGACTTATTTCCAGAAAATTAGAGAAAAGAAAG GAGCTTATGTACATGGTGAAATGGGAAGGTTACTCTGTTTACGAATGCTCGTGGGAACCAGAGGCTCATCTTAACCAAGTTTTGTTAAATACCTTCTATACACCAGAAATCGACGATTCACGTCTGACGTTGTCAGCTCGTAACTTTGAATTGGCTATACAACAGAGGCTTAGAGGGAAGCACAATACTGTGATAATTAGATTTGACCTTGATGTGTTCAGACATTGTTTTGGTATAGAAAACAGTTACATTTTACAAAGTGTGGATGATTTTGAAAAATTACCACTACACAAAAACTGGCATTACAACCTGAACGCCAGTGGACGTGGATTGAAAATTGCATTTCCATTAACAGTCAAACCCAAATTACAtatgaaaaaagtttatatttctgAAAAGGGTGCTTTGGAGATGAAAACTGTGCCTGTCGAGACGTTGAGGATGATATGTGCCATTGAAGTATGTACTTTTGATCAGCTATAG